A single region of the Drosophila takahashii strain IR98-3 E-12201 chromosome 2R, DtakHiC1v2, whole genome shotgun sequence genome encodes:
- the LOC108061461 gene encoding uncharacterized protein, which produces MVNIFIILIIMLTSANSLQVSSKAKTTKAPSKEVLPTNATLIANVTAAPPPEKLAEVHIDQHKTIRISKGDLDDLLDVYMGRIAESAATIKDKENEINMLQTKDQTDGELLKKFENLTQVCSAQNSSFSIAIKDKDERIKELEQKIKVYETRMKRKQHVLTELRKLNESSTLLIEHLKGKVVYFERKFREKKDDLLADWEAATTTCVPYGRSPGIHLIHLPEFLPFLVACEGQTAAGPGWTSIQRRLDGSVNFYRNWDAYSKGFGKLNGEFFIGLEKLHRLTSSQPHELYISIRRFGGEMSYAHYDDFLIGSAEEGYELKLLGHYQGNASDALRTHDKMKFSTFDRDNDAFTHMNCAKHHQGAWWYDFCSRSNLNGKYFKGEVDNPQSIYWEPWYSFRSLKSVQMLIRPKSQMELKDLPKAKRAPRDPR; this is translated from the exons ATGGtcaatattttcataattctGATCATTATGCTGACTTCAGCCAATTCCCTTCAAGTCAGTTCGAAAGCAAAGACCACCAAAGCCCCCTCAAAGGAGGTATTACCCACTAATGCTACGCTAATCGCTAATGTGACAGCAGCTCCTCCACCGGAAAAACTAGCGGAAGTTCACATCGATCAGCACAAAACGATTCGAATTAGTAAGGGTGACTTGGACGATCTTTTGGATGTTTATATGGGAAGGATAGCGGAAAGTGCCGCCACCATCAAGGATAAGGAGAATGAGATTAACATGTTGCAAACCAAGGACCAAACAGACGGTGAGCTGTTGAAGAAATTTGAAAACCTTACCCAGGTGTGCAGTGCCCAAAACTCTTCATTTTCGATTGCCATCAAAGATAAAGATGAGAGGATCAAGGAACTGGAGCAAAAAATCAAGGTATACGAAACGCGAATGAAGAGAAAACAGCATGTGCTGACGGAGCTGAGAAAGCTGAACGAATCTAGTACCCTCCTGATTGAGCATCTCAAAGGAAAGGTTGTGTATTTCGAGAGGAAGTTCCGGGAGAAGAAGGACGATCTGCTGGCGGATTGGGAGGCGGCCACCACGACCTGTGTGCCCTATGGCCGTTCACCCGGAATCCACTTGATCCACCTGCCCGAATTCCTGCCCTTTCTGGTAGCCTGCGAAGGACAAACTGCTGCCGGACCCGGCTGGACTTCCATCCAGAGACGATTGGACGGATCCGTGAATTTCTACCGAAATTGGGATGCCTACAGCAAGGGATTTGGCAAACTGAACGGCGAGTTCTTCATCGGATTGGAGAAGCTACACCGCCTGACCAGTTCGCAGCCGCACGAGCTGTATATCAGCATCAGGAGATTCGGCGGCGAGATGAGCTATGCCCACTACGACGACTTTCTTATCGGCAGTGCGGAGGAAGGCTACGAACTGAAGCTACTGGGTCACTATCAGGGAAACGCCAGCGATGCGTTGCGCACCCACGACAAGATGAAGTTCTCGACCTTCGACCGGGACAACGACGCCTTCACGCACATGAACTGTGCGAAGCATCATCAAGGAGCATGGTGGTACGACTTCTGTTCCCGAAG cAATTTAAATGGCAAATACTTCAAGGGCGAGGTGGACAATCCGCAGAGCATCTACTGGGAGCCATGGTACAGCTTTCGATCCCTGAAGTCCGTCCAGATGCTCATCCGCCCCAAGAGCCAAATGGAGCTAAAGGACCTGCCCAAGGCAAAGCGCGCGCCGAGGGATCCAAGataa